CTACGGCAGGAAGGACCCAGACGAGTTCGCCCGGATGATCCGGCGTGCCTACGAGCTTGGGGTGACGTTCTTCGACACGGCCGATTCGTACGGCAATGCCGAGTCGATCCTCGGCGAGATCGTACGCGACTTCCGGAGTGACATCCATATCGCGACCAAGGTAGGCGTAGTCTCGGGCGCAAGCATGGACCTGTCCCCCGCGAGGATAAGGCGTGCGTGTGAGGAGAGCCTCGCGCGGCTCGGCACGGACTACATAGACCTCTATCAGGTCCACTTCGACGACCCCAGGACTCCCGTGGAGGACGTAGTGGACGCTCTGGAAAGCCTTGTCGCTTCGGGCAAGATACGCCACTATGGCGTCGGCCATCTGCCTGCCGACAAGATCTCCAAGTACGCGGAGGTCGGGCGCCCCCTCTCGGTGCTCATGGAGCTCTCCGCAGTGGCCAGGGACGCCCGAACGAAGCTCCTCCCTCTTTGCAAGAAACACGGTATGGCCGCGATAGCGTTCAGCACGACCGGCCGCGGCGTCCTGACCGGGACGATCCGCCCGGGCCACGTGTTCCCCGATGGCGACATCCGCCAGTACGACCCGCTCTTTCAGCGAGAGCAGTTCCGATCGGCGCTTAGAGTAGCGGACAGGGTCGCTGAACTTGGACGCCGTTACGGGAAAACGCCAGCACAGGCCGCTCTAGCATGGGTGCTCGCCCAGCCGGGGGTGGCATGCGCGCTCACCGGCCCTTCCAGCGTCCGGCATCTAGAGGAAAACGCGGGTGGCGCGGGATGGCGGATTTCAAACGAGGACCTCGCATCATTGGAAGACTTCCTCGCGGAGGAGGACGCGAGACTGGACCGCGAACGCAGGGATGCGGTCCTCGGCATCCTGAGCTCGTCGCTCCCAGCAGACCCGCAGGCGGCTTTCAGGGACCTGGTCTATGCCGCCGACACCGCGGCCACAGCCGGAATGTGCGCAGAGGCGCAGATCTTGCCCGTGTTCGAGGAGCTGATGGCCCTGAAGAAGGCCACCGCCCGGCAGACACACGACACGCTCTCATCAGGCGGGCTCACGGCGGGCGCGCTCATAGCGGGCAAGCTCGACGATATCCGCCGGCGCTTGGCGGACATGATATCGGGCCGCCCATAGCCCTGCGAGACGGCAGATGGTCCGCGAAGGTCCGCCGGGGCGCCCCGAAGAGTCGCGAAGACCCGCCTCGGCGCCCGCAAAGACTCGCGAAGACCCGCTAGGGCGCCCGAACGCCCACTACGGCACGCAAAGGCGCGGACACGACAAGGCGGGCCGGGTACGACCTGCCCAGGCCCGCTTCGCACCGCAAGAACGGGGCTTACTCCCCGCAGTCTGCTATGCAAGGGCCTCCAACACCGCGAGGAGCGCACCGTACTGAACCTGGACGAGGTCGCGGATGGGTACCACCTCGTACTGCAGGTTCTCCTCTATCTCCGTCGCCCACCTGTCGAGATGAGCCTCGAGTTCCTCATGCGCGCGCTCCACCGCCTCTGTCGGCGCCACTTCGAGCTGCGCCGAAAACGCCCTCTGCAACATAGCGCCGAGTAGCATCCGGTAGAAACTCCCCACGTAAAGAGCGTCGGCCTCTTGCGCCACGGTGGCCGGCCCGTCCATGCCCGGCGCCTGCTGTGCCCACCTCTCCTGGCTCGGGAGGGCCCTCAGACCCGAGTTCACAAAGGCTCTCGCAGCATTCAGAAACGTCGTCCCCGCGCTCATGTCGGCCTTGGTTTGGCCGATCAGACGGTCGAGAGTCTGGAGGATCTCCTTCGCCCGCCTGACTCCCTGAAGGACCACCTGGCGTCGCGTCTCCTCTATCTGCGTCGTGTCCCCGATCTTCGCCGACTTGAAGTATGGGACCTCGGTCACGAGACAGAACGGCGAGCTCACTCGGTCCGCAAACTCGAAGCTCGACGCGCCGCCGCTTATGTATGACGCCGGGTCGCCCTCGGCATACTTCTCGAAGTAGTCGTACGAATCGGTCACCCTCGGCACCTTGAACACCGCGGGATGGAATTCTACAGCCCACGGCATCTCCGGCTCGCCGAGGGACATCGGAAGCC
The sequence above is a segment of the Bacillota bacterium genome. Coding sequences within it:
- a CDS encoding aldo/keto reductase is translated as MTISMEYRQLGALNVSALGVGCYSLTGVYGRKDPDEFARMIRRAYELGVTFFDTADSYGNAESILGEIVRDFRSDIHIATKVGVVSGASMDLSPARIRRACEESLARLGTDYIDLYQVHFDDPRTPVEDVVDALESLVASGKIRHYGVGHLPADKISKYAEVGRPLSVLMELSAVARDARTKLLPLCKKHGMAAIAFSTTGRGVLTGTIRPGHVFPDGDIRQYDPLFQREQFRSALRVADRVAELGRRYGKTPAQAALAWVLAQPGVACALTGPSSVRHLEENAGGAGWRISNEDLASLEDFLAEEDARLDRERRDAVLGILSSSLPADPQAAFRDLVYAADTAATAGMCAEAQILPVFEELMALKKATARQTHDTLSSGGLTAGALIAGKLDDIRRRLADMISGRP
- a CDS encoding M14 family zinc carboxypeptidase; protein product: MSLDVNRLLCRVPDYKRFLTVDELFEHARASAGAHSDIARCEVVGRSTKGEAIPMLVIGDGYDDAQRVMVFACPHPNEPVGAMMVHFLVEELVADSALRKGRTWYLLPCVDPDGTRLNEGWFRGPFNIRNYAKHYYRPRSEDQVEWTFPIEYKTFVWNNPTAETRALMHAIETARPDVMYSLHNAGFGGVYYYISDKLEAVYQTLHRVPTERGLPMSLGEPEMPWAVEFHPAVFKVPRVTDSYDYFEKYAEGDPASYISGGASSFEFADRVSSPFCLVTEVPYFKSAKIGDTTQIEETRRQVVLQGVRRAKEILQTLDRLIGQTKADMSAGTTFLNAARAFVNSGLRALPSQERWAQQAPGMDGPATVAQEADALYVGSFYRMLLGAMLQRAFSAQLEVAPTEAVERAHEELEAHLDRWATEIEENLQYEVVPIRDLVQVQYGALLAVLEALA